TCCCCCCATCCACCTCATCAGCATTTCAATCGCAATCATCAAGGTAGCCACTATAATTATCCTCAGTCCTGGCATCCTGATCATATAAATCAACTAAGAGTTGTCTACTAGTTGTGTGATAAAGATGGCTACTCTGCAAAGGTCTATAGaactcgacccagacttcctccTCCATCACATTGGCCTTATGCAAATCTTACAACTACTCCGAACACTAGCAAccaaaattggattgtggactctggcgcctctcatcacattaCCTCTAATCTACAAAACTTGTTCGTCCACAATAACTATGGTGGAAATGAAGACATTATCATCGGTGATGATAACAGACTCCCCATTATTCATATTAGTTCCACAATGCTCAATTCATATAGCACAACCTTTacgctcgatgatgttttgtgtgcaccccacatcaaacgaaatctcatttctatttctcaattttgcaaacaaaataatacctccattgaattctttcctaactcctttcttgttaaggacttaagcacgggggcatccttggtccgaggCTAGAGTAAAGATAACATTTACGCGTGGCCGTCAGTTCCACAAATCACCCAGCCTACTGCCTACTCTTCTATCGTAGCTCcaactgatgtgtggcatcgatgtcttggtcatcccttattctttatccagcaaaaattactttcccgTTATTCTTTTCCTATGCTTCACACCAATAATATTCTAACACATTatgatgcttgtttaagtaataaaagtcatagactctcCTTTAGAATATCCTTAATATCCTACTCTAAACCCTTTAAGGTTATTaacactgatgtttggggccctgctccaatcacttcctttgataagttcagattttatgttattcttgtatactctttcactaagtatacatggttataccctcttcaccataaatccgAAGTTTTaacaatctttaccaactttcgaagattggtcgaaaacttctttcggtctaaaattaaaactgtttactctgatggtggtggcGAATATCAAGACCTCATATCTTgcctctctgcttgtggtatacaacacctcaagtcacctcccTATACTCCTCAACTCGTTGGCTCTACTGAACACAaatatcgacatatagttgaaactgatcTCACACTCCTACACCAAGCCTCTATACCAAATTTTTGGACTTAGCATTTCAAGCTACCatctacctcattaatcgtatgctcactccagtcctcGAGTACGAGtcatcatttaaaaaattatttcacaaatcttaaaaccttcaaaaactcaaagtgtttGGATGTTTATGTTATCTATGACTCCGTCCCTATACCTCACATAAGTTAAACTCAAAATCTAAGCCTTGTGTTTTCATTGGatatactctcttgaacataatgcctttCGATGTTACGATGCCTCAATCTCAAAAAGTTTTTATGtcccgtcatgttatttttatcgAAACCACGTTTCCGTTTCAAAACCCTGAGTCTCCTACTGTGCGACCTactccatcatatatatatatatatatatatatatatatatatatatatatatatatatatatatatatatatatatatatatatatatatatatatatatatatatattactggaGTATGCCATCAATCCTGTCAATCGAGTCTCTTATAGTACCATCCAGTCCTTCTCATGATCCATACTCTCTCCCTCTCCCGGTTCAACAGCACCTCACCCCCACCATTGCgcctcttccttcttcacaaggtTCCCCTACAACTGAAGACATTCCCTCAGAAACACAACCACTATCTTTCTCCTCTCCTGGGACCAATGACACTGAAGTTCCTCAACCTCCCCTAACCCATCTTAGTGCCTCTTCACCACCCATACCTACAACACATCCTATAGCccctggacatccaatgacaacatgctCCAAAAGTGGTGTTTTTAAACCACGGTAAGTCCTTGACCTGTATACCATCACAACATCCTCGTCAGAGACCACTAAACCTACCAAAATTACTCAAGTCCAAAAATTTTCATACGggtgtaaagccatgtgtgaagaatatgatgccctcctccataattctataTGGACCCTTGTACACTCTTatcccacacaaaatatcatcgggtgtaagttggtctttcgaattaagcgataCCCAGATGGATCCGTTGTCAGATATAAAGCATGTATAGTGGTCAAAAGGTTTCATCAATGTTTTGGTGTTGACTTCACAAAGATATTTAGTCCTACTATTAAACCTACAACAATTTACCTTattctgagtttggccatctcacaaGGCTAGCATTTACGACAACTCGATGTTAACAATACCTTTTTACAGGAGAACCTAGCTGACGATGTCTTCATGCAGCAACCtcttggcttcatccaccctcgatatccaaagcatgtttataaactacaaaaaggtatttatggacttcgttaagctccaagagcttagtaCATTGAATTTGGCTCCTTTTTttgtatcaattggcttcatcaactctaagtctgatacctccCTATTTCTCCGTCACCGAAGTGGTACTATAATAtatcttctggtatatgtggacgaTATTATTATCACCAACAATAATCATATAGAAATCAAGGCATTTAGCAAATCGATTCTCTTTTAAAGATTTGGGAACATCGagctattttttgggagtggaagcaacatacacttcttcaagACTCTTTCTATCAcaacgaaagtatattcaagatctattatccaAATTGAATATGCAAGATGCAAATGTAGTTACAACACCTCTGTCTACTAACGAGTTgctcaaattatatgatggaaGCTCTACTACAGACCtaactcaatatcgacaagtccttggttCCTTACAGTACTGATCTCACCCGTCCAGCTATCTCGTTAGCTATCAACAAATTATCTCAATTTATGCATCGACTATCTACTATATATTGGTCTGTAATCAAACGAATCTTGCGATATCTTCGCGGAACCCTCAATCATGGACTTTTTTTTTCACAAACACTCCCCCCTTCATCTCCATacctttgttgatgctgattgaGCAAGAAATTTTGATGACAAAACATCCACGTTAGGGTATATTATCTTTCTTAGACTCAATCtaatcagttagagttctaagaagcaaaagacagttgtCCGTTCTACAACTGAAACTGAAAACCGTGTTATAGCAACCGCTGttgtagaactcaattgggtcatgaatctaCTCAGGGAACTTGGCATCAACATcacctctactcctacaatatattgtgataatgtctgAGCCACTTACCTATACGCCAATCCAGTAtctcactcacgcatgaaacacatagccatcgatTTTCACTTTATACGAGAACAAATTGTTAGACATCAACTATATGTTTCTCACATAGATACGGTTGATAACTAGCGGACTCACTCGCGAAGTCTCTGACCCGTAAATCATTTTCATCACATCGATCCAAGAACGACATCCTTGATAGGCTGCTATCACCTCCTGGCTGCAATTGTGGTTGCATTTTTCACGTACGATCTTGCATCACAGTTTTCAGGTTTTTGAACATTGCATCTGCATGCGAGtgcgtagaagaagaagaagcaaccatTTCTAACAACTTGCCTAACCAAAGAAACACAACACCTCCTTTAGTTCTCCCCGTGAAGCAATGCACATTGCAGTCAAACCTGGTTCACATTGCAGTCAAACCTGGTTCCTAAGGATGCTGCATTTTTCGCACCCTGCTTTGTCGTCCGTGCTGCAACCGCAGAGGGGACAACCGCAAGGAACAATGTCAGGAGCCATTTTCCGAACAAGACAGTTTAGTCTAATGATGCATGCATGCGTGCATGCATTGTTTCTCTGTTAGCATGCAACCGGCCACTGGCGGACGGACGACATGGGAACCAAACTCCAAAACAGCTTTAGTAGACCCGCAGAACCACACGTGCTGTGCATGCGCGCGCGCACACAACACATGCATGCACCAGAAGGTCTCTCTCGCCACCAACAACCCATATTCTATCCGTTTCAAATGAGATCAAATCGATGCGGACCTCAGATATTTGTTGTCATCAATGTAGCCGCTTTCTGCTGTTTCTAGTGTTCTTCATACGCTGTGCAGCCGATCCGTGTGAATACATATGTTCTTCCAAAGCCAAACAACTTGATTGTATGTATGTCGTTTTAGCTAATCTTCATTACAAGTGATTGTAAGTTGGATGCTAACGACTGAAACTTCGATTTATTTAATATCTTTTAGACCCCCATTGTGACACTAAAAGTAATGGGTTTGGGTTTCTTAGTTCTCTTGTATGATgctaacaattatatatatatatatatatatatatatatatatatatatatatatacgtagaaAGAACCCATTAGCAACTCACGTATATTGGGTGGAATATATTAACAATTATGGCATATAATTGAGGATCTCTATGCATACACACCAAagtttataatgataaatatgtTATTTACAAACTTTTTAAAAGTATTTATATGTAGAAAGAACCCattaaaaaataactaaattGCTACCTCTTTCTTTCAAATCGAACCTTAATTTGGGTGTTCCTCGCCACCTTGATTTCCGTCCTGACTGGTGTAAAAAGGCGCCCGCAACTCTCTTACCAGAAAGCCATGCACTTCACCCCAATCATTTTTGGTAAGTAGACCGAACAACTCCAGTTCTTTGTTTGAGAGAAGTAATTATACTCcagtatatatatttattttttgggaATGTCGTTGGAAATTGATGTCTACATCCGATAAAGAGAACATAGAGAGGCCTCTCTGCCTTGTCTATCAATTCAAGCTTCCATATGGATCGAGACAGTGATATCAATCAAAGCGGCGGATTAATTCTGGGTACATGTAAGATTAATCTGCAAACCATCTATAACATTAACTTCATGGATCTAACGTTAATTCTCCGGTATGCTCTCGAGAGTGGGTCTCCAAAGGTCCCCGCCAGACGCAGGCTTTGCCGAGCTGAAGCTGCGGCCTTTCTCTTCTTTCAGTTCCCGCAGCATGCTTTCCACCTTTCTCCCATTGCTGCCGGCGAGCATGGATAGCAGCACGGCCGCCGCCTCCTTCGTCATCACCACCTTCACCCTCGCACCGACCTTGTTGCCGTCGTCCTCTGCTTGTGGCTGACCTCCTTTCTCAGGTTCATCCGCACGGTGGTGTAGTGGAGCCACGGCACCGTGAGGTCTGTTCTTGCTCTTACGTCTCCTGGGCTCATGAGCCAAGCTCGGCAAGCAGTTGCCCATGAGTGCCGAGGGAGAAGGGAGGAGAGAGAACGCAAAAAAGCGATGAGGTGGGAGATGCGACGAGCAGCTAACAacaaatatttatatacatagagagagagagtacattgAAATTAATATAGGGGAGCAAGGGCTGGAGAGAGACTGGTTCAAACGGACAGAAAAGCCAGACAATCCTTGGGACTGGAAGGTCAGGATGAAGAGCCAATGTAGGCGGGCAGACTGCAAGCGCAGAGGCTTTTACCGTCAAGGACGACGTCAAGAATTTTGATCGCTATAGGCCAAAAGGCGATGACTTGCATCATTATTCACATGTAGGTGCATGGAGTGAAAGATTGCCATTATTTGGAATCGCCAACAGGCTTAAGAAGACTTGACCAACTAGAAGAAGAATACTTAGTAGCGAGGCGAATCGTTAGGGTCGATTCAGCTTCTCCTGATGCAACTCTTAGCAGTCGGTCGATCGGTTCCAGGTCTTTTTTACTCATTATTCTGTGCTTTCGTTTGCTGACCGGTGGAACAAATGACGGTCGCCTTTGCATGTTCCATACGTTCATGGTATTTGAGTCGAAGTTGTCGGTATCTCCTTTGGCTTCCAAAACTTTCTAAGGTTATATTGTATATTCTGAACCTCCTTCAATTCCACGTTGACTGGGCATGGCCCTCCTACTTTGAAACTTGCAGCGCTCGTGATGACCGACGGCAAGTAAACTTGTCCTCTGCTCATCCCCAAAGCTTTCGTTCTAAAACGTTCAAGGCCCGCGTCCCCAATTTAATCGTGGTGACCTTTTCCTTTTCCGATCAGCTGTGGATGTTTGCAAATGGCGGAGCAAATTAGCACGAATCGAATGCATTCCGCTGGAGGAGTCCCAACTGGACGACGACTATCCAACTCCAAGCACATACGTATTCCTCGTATCATCAGCATAAGTTCCCATCATacaccgctacagtgtcatctTGCTCGTGGATGCAAACATGACGTGCTTCATTCACTTATAGATGCGCGTTTTTGTGTAAAACACATCgataaccatatatatatatatatatatatatatatatatatatatatatagtgatgttcatggatctgtgaaCTGTGAAATATAaattgaatcgtgatgagatcattataatgagaccgatttatctTTAtacacaaatcataaataatcatggtcagaggttatttgagagggatatcgagataactggagaGACTAAtatgctatatactcatccatatgatagaggcagctggtcttatagctgctcatgtggagacactagggatacagtgcaggtgttcattggagaatgagttcaccaatTGATtcactcacggaatgctagatggttaattatacctcattgtcaaacagtgatttcgttgtcctagtgatgtatatggtctttagacttgagacactaaggatgtcctatatgagtgctccactctttgataccagacttatatgtttggatgttCCAAATCTAATAcaaccgatcatcgagagtgacagtcaaccttacgagggctattgagtgtcgatagaggatcatctgctctcggtgtcatgagaggaatatcccatgtattcttgcttagacaaatctctagtcagggtcattcggattgaaagagaaagagttctccgggagaatctgattagagcgaaactcgagtaaaaactatacgggtttgatagcaccatgcttggtatatggtctctgagatattagatggatgatggactataggtatgttaggactctagctaggagagtcctaattgagtttcatcgaAAGGGACatgcatgtaaaacctacctagtcgacctctattaaagagatgaagaggtcgaATAAGGATAGGATTACTTTGGAGGTTACTTCTTAAAGAAGCATTAAAAGTTGGCTAGAAATatgagtctttagtaggagtcctattattagTCTTGAATAGGTGTCCTATTAGGAtttggggtttagaagctctataaatagtcatttattcatcctcttttgagaacaaatagatgaatttttttagcagcctttgagcagcaacctggaggaaggaacccctataaagttctaaggaggtcaatcccctaaagagatcaaccccaagcttagaatccgcaagggttcttgctagtcataggggcccaacaagccaatcacatcagtgacggcacgtgtgacttgacacgcaatctCTGTTCACATACAGGCACGCTCCCTGCAGCAACGCCCGCAAGCACGGCGACCACCTGCGCACGGGCACTACGCCCACGCGCAAGGGCGGCGCTTGTGGTTGCTaaacccgcgggtagaggcgacaCGCAACAACGACGCCCGCAAGCACTACCGCCTACGGGtgctattgctagtcataggtgcccagcaatccaatcacgtgagtgatggcacgtgtaacttgatacagagtctttttgcttattatattttggcatatatcactttataactattgcatatatatatatatatatatatatatatatatatatatatatatatatatatatatatatatatatatatatatatatatatatatatatatatatatatatatatatatatatatatatatatatatatattgtgatgtccttggatttgtgcaatgagaattggattgtgatgagatcacgataatgagatcgattcacctttaaacacagatcctaaataatcccggtcacaggctactcaagagggacatcatgataaccggacagactggtgtgctgtatacccgtccatatgatggacgcaactggtctcatagctgctcatgtagggacactagggatacagtacaggtgctcattggaaaatgacttCACTGATTGATTGGcttatggaatactggatggttgatgatgccttattgttagacagcgattccgtagtcctagtggtgtatctggtccttagacttgagacaccaaggatgtcctgtatgagtgctccactctttgataccagacttatatgtttgattgtctcagatctagtacaattggtcattgggagtggtagtcgaccttacgagggctattgagtgtcgatagaggatcatccactctcggcgtcatgagaggaatatcccatgtgttcttgctcagacaaatccctggctagggtcatttgggttgagagagaaatattTCTTTGGGaaaattcgattagagtgagactcgagtagaaaccgtatgggtcggaaagcactatgctcgatatacgatctctgggatattagatggatgagggactataggtacacggtaactgaggatagacaggtccaatggattggatttccctgtatcgtctggggactagagcgtagtggcctagtacgtccgtagtcgatgagtcgagtgaattattacagagataataatccattgagttagaaggagttctaacaggtatgactcacggctagctcgatattgggcctagagggtcacacatatatggtaggcattacgatgagtagaggttcggatatgagatatccgacggagcccttgtcttattggatatccaataagcccctgaattattggatcccatggacgagatccaataagagcccttgagagattattggatagagatccactaatctaaaaggcttgggttattggatggagatccaatacccactaggggaggattcattagggtttgataggggacctctataaataggagggattcaaagcctcataggctagagcctttgcttgcctctcttattctccttcccctctccacctcagagcaagcttggagttttgaggagcgtcgtcgtagccctgctgtgtggatcaccgctagagaggaggacgcttgacctccttcaccctctcataaagatctgtaaggaaacagggatatacgatctccctaggtaacacaatctactctatacgtagttttcagtttcacggattttgcgcaccaatcttcgcacgacgacgaatatctctttgggaatcggggattttgttttcttgttcttccgttgcgcatgtgatgtcgcccccaagatttcccaacaatggtatcagagccaagttgttcgtgcgaatgattggttttgaactgcatgtattatgtttaggaagaattttgacgtcaaaatcgttgacgcaataacaaggaagggcagcaacagttgctgccctcgatctacgtgcaggCAAGCAACCTACAACAACAGCCGCAAGGCCGCGCGCATGCAGCCAGCCCCCTATAGCGGCGCCCCCAAGTAGGGCCACAGGCACGGCGGCCACCTGCGCGGGCACTGCGCCCGCGCGCAAGGGAAACGGCGCTTGCGGCCGTTGCTCTCGCATGGTgacgcgccgtagggcagcggcgcctgtggccgctgctcctgcgggcaaaaaccccgcaggggtggccgcccggtgAGGCAGCACCgcatgcgggcgctgcctcgtggGCAAAACAGCCCGCGGAAGGGGCCGCCCgcccgcgggggtgcccacctgcaTCGGCAGCGCCCTCGCCTCGCCGCACCGGCCgctgccagcagggtggcgacggcgacgGTAGCAGGGGAGCagggcattagggcattcttgggtaaaaagatagttttacccctgtgaatttcagaaattcaaattctgtctttttatccaaattatgaaaatacccttatgaattcaaaaattccctatatgtccctgatttcataaaaactaattaattaaaaggtttagttgattattatttttatcattatctagtagtcctacttgatgatgattatttatacatgtgatgtatgatgtgtggacggatgatcatggaccgtgtgatgtgtgtacttgtgattattattattgaggtctgtgagcctccattatatttctcgtttattgtcgggcttgcgtgcctatgattaagttgtaatcacatgaggaggcgcagcgggagcgtggatgcgataaggggacccacgagacggacgatcgtgatgcatgaagatgcatcgagatgtcgacggaaccgacgaggacgagatggatgatcacagggcatggagatgcaccgttgcacacatagatcttaatgtgagtgattaggcttactggctcgggcctaatcacattaggttgtggttcatgatcatctggtgtgataactaatacacatactagatatgtatatatatttgcatgcgatgtaaatatatattaaatatgtatatgtgtgacatgtcatattaggagaccaaatcataaaaatatctctctcgataatattaagtcgataaacgtgaggtaattagattgacccacgtggccttccatcgttataagtaggaaccgattcccggtgtaggttgagttggtcgagtccctcgagactcacctatatcgtgattcgctatcttgcttacgacatagagatgtcaccggtgacctgaggatatggtatgcttggtcgagtccctcgagggtatatcatcaaatcagactcatcttgtaacgaaggtgttgacttaaccgagcatcatggttggtcgagtccctcgagaccatggtgattcggaggccgaataggatgggaatcataaggagttatgatcggcaagagttgcctaccttttaggcttagtgtgattggtcgagtccctcgaggttacactaagacgctgattggatcctgatccccactagaagtctgccggagacttctatttcacgtgctaagggtgtcacatgactcgttaataaaatagtgggagcatattaagatagaagtccatatcttgatagtcttgcaaaatctgcatgttattcatttctactgcatctttattttcagaaaatgtcgctttcaaatcccttacgtggcatacttgatgtcaactgcctcactggtccaaactatacggattggctccgtaacttgagaattgttctcacgatagagaaaatcgtatacgtccttaacacaatgatgcctacgctcgaagaaggggcaagcgaggatgagatcgctcgctacatgaagtacattgatgactccactcttgctcagtgctatatgttgggctctgtgactcctgagttacaaagacaatatgaaaagatggatgtcagatccattctcctacatgtctataaattgtttgaggaacagggaaggactcaacgatatgagatatccaagagcctcttccgcgctaggatgactgaggggatactgat
The DNA window shown above is from Musa acuminata AAA Group cultivar baxijiao chromosome BXJ2-4, Cavendish_Baxijiao_AAA, whole genome shotgun sequence and carries:
- the LOC103981744 gene encoding uncharacterized protein LOC103981744, which translates into the protein MGNCLPSLAHEPRRRKSKNRPHGAVAPLHHRADEPEKGGQPQAEDDGNKVGARVKVVMTKEAAAVLLSMLAGSNGRKVESMLRELKEEKGRSFSSAKPASGGDLWRPTLESIPEN